The genome window aaaaatctaaatgacaAGTATATCTGCAGCTACAATGTACAGTCTGAATCTAgagtgcatgcacacatgctccAACAATGATAAAGCACAGGATAAAAAtagcagataaaaataaattaaacttgaCCATACCTTCTCATTAGTCCTCTTCCAGAAGCAGCCCATGAGGAAGATgatggagactgggggctgTAGATAGGTGCTGATGGACTGGATGTAGATAAAGAGTTGACCTCCCTGACTGGCTTGGACGACAGGAATCCACAGCACCgacaccaccaccaacaccagcaCAAACACCCTGCAGTGTACACATCATTAGATAATGCAGTTAAGTTCTGCTAGATAATTTAGTCCCATTGCAGCTTTGATCTTGCATAAATCCTGTACATTTGGGTATGAGGCTGCATGAGTTTAAAGGCTGGAGGAGAAAATCTGGTGAAGTCATTACACAGGAATATGTGGAAAGAGGGCTTATGGTTTGGGTGAGCATGAGAGaaaaatttaataatttattatacaATCTGGTGCATGGTTTCATTCTAAATGCATTATAATGCCATATGTGGTTACTTTATTACAGTAGATGTCCAAGTCGGAATGAAATGTTCCTCACTGTATAAGCCTTTAAGAACTCAATTGAAAAAGCTAAAGCTGAAGTTGCCTAATTCAGAGATGCTTTTTTCCCATAAAGTCAGTCAGAGCTTCAGTATATGGaaacataaaacatactgtattttgtggCATGGTTACTTGTTCTAGTGTGGTTACATACCTGCCCACAATCATGAGCTCCCACTCAGATGCATGGGACCTGAAACTCTTCCACAGGTCCATGGTGAAAATGGTGCTGGAGCTGTTGAAGATGGAGGTTAAAGAGGACATGAGGGCAGCTATCATCACTGCCATCATCAGACCCCGCAGTCctggacaagaaaaaaaaaacagtttagagTAAAATAGCTGGGAGcaaaagacagaacaggaaGAGTAACAGGCGAAAAAGTGTCTCACCTGCAGGCAGCAGCTCCATGACGAGCTTGGCGTAGGCCGTATCTGAACAGCCTACCGGGTTGCCACAAATCTGTTTACACAACTCAGGGTCTGCACACGCCACATCATCTACACAAGATCAACTCAAAATAAATTGTCCGCAATGTCATGCACCAAAAACAtgtcactgcttttttttttttaaatattaaaaagttcAAAGCATCAGCATCACAGGAATGCAACCATGTATTTTACAAGGTTAATGAAGTCATATTACTCCACAATAATTGTATAGCCAAGCTGCTGTCTTCATTGAAAAATACATGTTTCAAACCTGTGTAAAGTATCCTGCTGATCATGCCAGGCAGCATGACGGCAAAGAACGGAAGAATCTTTAGGTAGGATCCGAGCAGTGAGCCTCCTTTTGCATGAGTCAGGGTCTTGGCAGCCAGCGAGCGCTGCACAATCACCTGCCCAGAATCACAACCACAGCTCACCCTCAATTAGATATTCAACAGAGTATAATAACATCCTGAGGCTTACAGTTATCAATCAGGAGTCGGAGGGGTAAAGTTTTTATGTGCACAAATcagaaacaattaaaatgatatGCAGAATATGGTTATCACTGCTCCTTGTGTCTATTGTTACCATTCTATGAAAGGTCATTTCACCCTTATGATGagaaaaacaatacaaagcTTCAGAAATTCGTAGAACAGAATAAACTCAATTCAAAAAACCCTTTAATCTTTTCTAGATGAAGGGCCTCCGGATTTTTTAGaagtaaaataaatctaaataaacatttaatagcCCTGTTAACTAACCATGGTACCTGTGCCCTCAACTGCCTTCTCTATTAAGATCAGACTTGGCAATTTATCACctggtttaaatattttttatgttaaaacacatttatgatccTATTTTGAAAAATTGCCACCCAAGTAGGGTTTACTTTGATAATCACTACCTGATCAGAACACCAGTACCACATGGAGGGCATGGACATGCCAACAATGAGGCCGGGCCAAGGCAGGTCAGAGTTCACTGGGTCTCTGAATATGTGAAAGGCATCATCTCGAGGGATGCCGCAGGTCGAGTTGGGCACACGGATTGAAGGGATGGCGTTAGCATAGCCCTCCATCAGACCATTCCAGCCTCCAACCTCAGCAAAGCCTCAACATGGGAACAATCCGATAATTTAAACCATAAAATGCTGGTGATGGTAACGTGATGTGCAGAATCAGATTTGACTTACTGAAGCCCATGAGGATGAGAGCGCCTACCAGCATGATAGCAGTTTGAGCAGCATCGGTATAGATGACTGCAGCCAGACCACCTGGAACACAATACATGCTGTACTCAACAACAGGTACAAAGCATTAAACAGCACATATATGTCaggacattttgaaaatgtgaagaGAAGGTCACCTGCTACAGTGTAGAGAGCAGTGACTGACAGCAGTAGCACCACAGCAAGGTAGATGTTCCATTGTAGGGCGAGTTGTATAAACACTGCACCAGCATACATGTCCACCtgatcagaaacacacacagacacacacacacaatagaaacGGCTTCAAACACTTGCACTTGCTTTTCAAAGCAGAATAGACAGTATCATCTGTCAGCCTCATACCGATATctttgtgaaaatgtaaataaacaaggACAAGATGGCTATAAATAACTGGGTTCTTCTCCCACCAAATCGCTTCTGCAGATATTCTGGCATTGTTGTtacctgaaaaagaaagagatcaattatgaaatgaatgaacaaaattATGTCCATTATGTACATGTGCATATTTGTGGGAtagtttactgtatgtgtaagaCACTTTACCCCAGAGGCAATATAGATAGGCAGGAAAAGCcatcccagcagcagcaccatcaGCATACCCTGTCCATTACcaaacatcaacattttcacacatgaagcTTTTATAGATTaatatttcactgtaaaacatgttttagttaGTTAGCATATTGTGTTTTAAGACATTTCTTACATTCCATTCATAGGCGATAGCCCCaattcctgctgcagctcctgacCCCGCCAGGCCAATGAAATGTCCACTGCCAATGTTACTGGCAAACAGCGAAGCACCCACCTAAATATAGATGAGAGAGTCAGAAACAGGATCAAACCCAGGACTGCAGAACATCATGCCTCTTTCCCACTTCTGAAATGTCAACtattagaaataaaagctttaaacaTACTTATCAAA of Anabas testudineus chromosome 8, fAnaTes1.2, whole genome shotgun sequence contains these proteins:
- the slc5a11 gene encoding sodium/myo-inositol cotransporter 2; translated protein: MTFGLAAGSQMTSTAPSPSPSSGNRTTLVTVDIVVLVVYFLLILAVGFWSMWRTKRSTVDGYFLAGKNMTWWPVGASLFASNIGSGHFIGLAGSGAAAGIGAIAYEWNGMLMVLLLGWLFLPIYIASGVTTMPEYLQKRFGGRRTQLFIAILSLFIYIFTKISVDMYAGAVFIQLALQWNIYLAVVLLLSVTALYTVAGGLAAVIYTDAAQTAIMLVGALILMGFSFAEVGGWNGLMEGYANAIPSIRVPNSTCGIPRDDAFHIFRDPVNSDLPWPGLIVGMSMPSMWYWCSDQVIVQRSLAAKTLTHAKGGSLLGSYLKILPFFAVMLPGMISRILYTDDVACADPELCKQICGNPVGCSDTAYAKLVMELLPAGLRGLMMAVMIAALMSSLTSIFNSSSTIFTMDLWKSFRSHASEWELMIVGRVFVLVLVVVSVLWIPVVQASQGGQLFIYIQSISTYLQPPVSIIFLMGCFWKRTNEKGAFWGLVIGLLVGCTRMLLDFIYPSPLCYEDDDRPGVLKYVHYLYFSTMLSFLTLIVVVVISLATEEPKPEQISRLTWFTRFDPVEPKRHVFSVEESSKNLEMIARQVDEMGGEQENSNRKACHHRKESSSFCVQHQEPVQAGVCPLLAVWDGKTEGG